A region of Massilia sp. WG5 DNA encodes the following proteins:
- a CDS encoding nitronate monooxygenase family protein yields the protein MNASQQFLARLGIEYPLIQAPMAGVSTPRLAAAVSDAGALGSLGLGASNAAQARQMLEEMRGLTNRPYNANLFCHVPAQRDAAREAAWLGHLAPLFADAGIPAPSALDEIYKSFNEDEDMFRMLLELRPAVVSFHFGLPSSERLAAFHQAGVFTMATATNLREARAIEQAGVQAIVAQGIEAGGHRGMFDQEESDERLSTSVLVRLLVKKTGLPVVAAGGIMDGAGIRAALDLGAVAAQLGTAFILCPESSASGAYRANLQSERAAATRMTAAISGRPARGMLNQLIAHGDAAGSPPAAPYPVAYDAAKQLHAAAAKSGRHEFAAHWAGQGAPLARELPAAEMVRTLVAEMGM from the coding sequence ATGAATGCATCGCAGCAGTTCCTTGCACGGCTGGGCATCGAGTATCCGCTCATCCAGGCGCCGATGGCCGGCGTGTCGACCCCGCGCCTGGCGGCGGCGGTGTCCGACGCGGGCGCCCTCGGCTCGCTGGGGCTGGGCGCCAGCAACGCGGCGCAGGCGCGCCAGATGCTCGAGGAGATGCGTGGCCTGACGAACCGGCCCTACAACGCGAACCTGTTCTGCCATGTACCGGCGCAGCGCGACGCCGCGCGCGAAGCGGCCTGGCTCGGCCACCTCGCGCCCCTGTTCGCCGACGCCGGCATCCCGGCGCCGTCCGCGCTCGACGAGATTTATAAATCCTTCAACGAGGACGAGGACATGTTCCGCATGCTGCTCGAACTGCGCCCGGCCGTCGTCAGTTTCCACTTCGGCCTGCCGTCCAGCGAGCGCCTGGCCGCCTTCCACCAGGCCGGCGTGTTCACGATGGCGACCGCGACCAACCTGCGCGAAGCCCGGGCGATCGAACAGGCGGGCGTGCAGGCGATCGTGGCCCAGGGCATCGAGGCCGGCGGCCACCGCGGCATGTTCGATCAGGAAGAGAGCGACGAGCGCCTGAGCACCTCGGTGCTGGTGCGCCTGCTGGTGAAGAAGACCGGCTTGCCGGTCGTGGCGGCGGGCGGCATCATGGACGGCGCCGGCATCCGGGCGGCGCTGGACCTGGGCGCGGTGGCGGCGCAGCTGGGCACCGCCTTCATCCTGTGTCCGGAGTCGTCGGCCAGCGGCGCGTATCGCGCGAATTTGCAGAGCGAGCGGGCCGCGGCGACGCGGATGACGGCGGCGATATCGGGCCGCCCGGCGCGCGGCATGCTCAACCAGCTGATCGCGCATGGCGACGCGGCCGGAAGTCCGCCGGCGGCGCCCTATCCGGTCGCCTACGACGCCGCCAAGCAGCTGCACGCCGCCGCGGCGAAGTCGGGCAGGCATGAGTTCGCGGCGCACTGGGCGGGGCAGGGGGCGCCGTTGGCGCGCGAGCTGCCGGCCGCGGAGATGGTGCGGACGCTGGTGGCGGAGATGGGAAT
- a CDS encoding YbfB/YjiJ family MFS transporter encodes MDTTTIPIAARSGRTATAVCVAAMAALAVAMGIGRFAFTPLFPLMVRDGLLDSHAGAMLAAANYLGYLAGALASSRMRTRPAQLLAFGLLGTVLITAGVGWTASLPWWVALRFLAGVMSAWVLVATSAWGLGWLAALGRPGLAGVQFAGVGIGIATAGLFCLLLGSVLPSSRMWIGLAALAALAVVPPLLLSRSLPAPPPASGSAPAPVPVPVPRSAPAKAAAPQATFGLVVCYTLFGFGYILPATYLPALARQLVDDPRVFGLAWPVFGAAAALSTLIVSWRLARADRLVVWAAAHVIMAVGVLLPAVWTSLASVTLAALLVGGTFMVITMTGMQEARARAEGQATRVLGRMTAGFALGQLAGPLASAAIARFTVTESAGLHLALALSALGLLASAIYLYRYRKGNP; translated from the coding sequence ATGGACACTACAACAATCCCGATCGCCGCCCGGTCCGGCCGGACCGCCACGGCGGTCTGCGTCGCCGCCATGGCCGCGCTGGCGGTCGCCATGGGCATCGGCCGCTTCGCCTTCACGCCGCTGTTCCCGCTGATGGTGCGCGACGGCCTGCTCGACAGCCATGCCGGCGCCATGCTCGCCGCCGCCAACTACCTCGGCTACCTGGCCGGAGCGCTGGCCTCGAGCCGCATGCGCACGCGGCCGGCGCAACTGCTGGCCTTCGGCCTGCTGGGCACGGTGCTGATCACGGCCGGCGTCGGCTGGACCGCGTCCCTGCCCTGGTGGGTCGCGCTGCGCTTCCTGGCGGGCGTGATGAGCGCCTGGGTCCTGGTGGCGACCAGCGCCTGGGGCCTCGGCTGGCTCGCCGCGCTCGGACGTCCCGGCCTGGCCGGAGTCCAGTTCGCCGGCGTCGGGATCGGCATCGCCACGGCCGGCCTGTTCTGCCTGCTGCTCGGGAGCGTGCTGCCATCGTCGCGGATGTGGATCGGCCTGGCGGCGCTGGCCGCGCTGGCCGTGGTGCCGCCACTGCTGCTGAGCCGCAGCCTTCCCGCGCCTCCGCCCGCGTCCGGGTCTGCGCCCGCGCCCGTGCCCGTGCCGGTGCCCCGATCTGCGCCCGCCAAGGCCGCCGCGCCGCAGGCCACGTTCGGCCTGGTCGTCTGCTATACGCTGTTCGGCTTCGGCTACATCCTGCCCGCGACCTACCTGCCGGCGCTGGCGCGGCAACTGGTCGACGACCCGCGCGTGTTCGGCCTGGCCTGGCCCGTGTTCGGGGCGGCCGCGGCCCTCTCCACCCTGATCGTCTCTTGGCGCCTGGCGCGGGCGGATCGCCTCGTGGTATGGGCGGCCGCGCATGTGATCATGGCAGTCGGCGTGCTGCTGCCGGCGGTGTGGACCTCGCTGGCGAGCGTGACCCTGGCGGCGCTGCTGGTCGGCGGCACCTTCATGGTGATCACCATGACCGGCATGCAGGAAGCGCGGGCGCGTGCCGAAGGGCAGGCCACGCGCGTGCTGGGGCGCATGACGGCCGGCTTCGCGCTCGGCCAGCTGGCGGGGCCGCTGGCCAGCGCCGCCATCGCCCGCTTCACGGTCACCGAGTCCGCCGGACTGCACCTGGCGCTGGCGCTGTCGGCGCTGGGCCTGCTGGCGAGCGCTATTTATCTGTATCGTTATCGAAAGGGGAATCCATGA
- a CDS encoding LysR family transcriptional regulator, producing MRTIDLEALLIFRTVVSEGGVNRAAEKLHRVPSNVTTRIRQLEAYLGVRLFRRDGRKLSLTAEGKTLLNYAMRLLRLADEAVDELRTGKPQGVFRLGSLESTAGSRLAPILSRYHAAHPGVVVELVTGTTGTLLHRVRNVEIEAAFVSEPFTAPELEALPVFHEELVLITPRSVKAIRGAKDLAGLTMIAFAQGCSYRRRLDDWLGSENVIAERVLEFGSYQGMIACVAAGTGFAVVPKSVLGALQAADKIREHRLPERIAANRTHLVWRGQASLALAGLIEMLTACGESAAS from the coding sequence ATGAGAACGATCGACCTGGAAGCGCTGCTGATCTTCCGCACCGTCGTCAGCGAGGGCGGGGTGAACCGCGCCGCGGAAAAGCTGCACCGCGTACCGTCCAACGTCACCACCCGCATCCGCCAGCTCGAAGCATACCTCGGCGTGCGCCTGTTCCGCCGCGACGGGCGCAAGCTCAGCCTGACCGCGGAAGGCAAGACCCTGCTGAACTATGCGATGCGCCTGCTGCGCCTGGCCGACGAGGCGGTCGACGAGCTCCGCACCGGCAAGCCGCAGGGCGTATTCCGCCTCGGCTCGCTGGAAAGCACGGCCGGCAGCCGCCTGGCGCCGATCCTGTCGCGCTACCACGCCGCGCATCCGGGCGTGGTGGTGGAACTCGTCACCGGTACCACCGGCACCCTGCTCCACCGCGTGCGCAATGTCGAGATCGAGGCGGCGTTCGTGTCCGAGCCCTTCACGGCGCCGGAACTGGAAGCGCTGCCGGTATTTCATGAGGAGCTGGTCCTGATCACGCCGCGCAGCGTCAAGGCGATCCGCGGCGCGAAGGACCTTGCCGGCCTGACCATGATCGCCTTCGCCCAGGGCTGTTCCTACCGCCGGCGCCTGGACGACTGGCTCGGCAGCGAGAACGTGATCGCCGAGCGGGTGCTGGAATTCGGTTCCTACCAGGGCATGATCGCCTGCGTCGCCGCTGGCACCGGCTTTGCGGTGGTGCCGAAGAGCGTGCTGGGCGCGCTGCAGGCGGCCGACAAGATCCGGGAGCACAGGCTGCCGGAGCGGATCGCGGCCAACCGCACGCACCTGGTGTGGCGCGGGCAGGCGTCGCTGGCCCTGGCGGGCCTGATCGAGATGCTCACTGCTTGCGGTGAAAGCGCCGCGAGCTGA
- a CDS encoding TetR family transcriptional regulator — protein MQHIASEAGVTRGAIYWHFDDKGALFNAMMDRATLPLEAELQVLDESESSDPLSDLRDYMLAVLRRTVEDPGARRVFEIATLKVEFVDEMDAVRVRRRDSMSGWMARAERRIRLACDKGQIGCRVEPRTVALAMWTMIDGLIRNWMFDPKGFDLLELGRCVIDPYMDGLRAGRPREAS, from the coding sequence TTGCAGCATATCGCAAGCGAAGCTGGTGTGACGCGCGGCGCGATCTATTGGCATTTCGATGACAAGGGCGCACTGTTCAACGCGATGATGGACCGCGCGACCTTGCCGCTGGAAGCGGAGCTGCAGGTGCTGGACGAGTCGGAATCGAGCGATCCGCTGTCCGACCTGCGCGACTACATGCTGGCGGTGCTGCGCCGCACCGTCGAAGACCCGGGCGCGCGGCGCGTGTTCGAGATCGCGACCCTGAAGGTCGAGTTCGTCGACGAGATGGATGCCGTGCGGGTGCGCCGTCGCGACAGCATGAGCGGCTGGATGGCGCGCGCCGAACGCCGCATCCGCCTGGCCTGCGACAAGGGCCAGATCGGCTGCCGCGTCGAGCCGCGCACCGTGGCGCTGGCGATGTGGACCATGATCGATGGGCTGATCCGCAACTGGATGTTCGACCCCAAGGGCTTCGACCTGCTGGAACTGGGCCGGTGCGTGATCGATCCCTATATGGATGGCTTGCGGGCGGGCCGTCCGCGCGAGGCGTCGTGA
- a CDS encoding efflux RND transporter periplasmic adaptor subunit: protein MNLTRIAACTLTALALLSACGHKDAAQAGPGAGGKMPPPQVGVITTKFQQVALETELPARVEAIRTAEVRARVNGVVLKRLFTEGSMVKQGQSLFQIDPDPYQAQVNSAQAALGRAQANLTSTAATVERYKPLVEAQAVSKQEFTNAVAAKAQAEADVNAAKAQLRIAKINYDYANVYAPISGRIGRALVTEGALVSATEATQMALIQQTDSVYLNITQSAAELQRLRKNAGGRGIDSAIPVSVVLDDGSELGRKGKLLFSDVTVDPSSGQITLRAQIANPDSALLPGQYVRVRLAQSELPNGILVPQQAVTRGGQTGDTLMVVGADNKPVQRTVKIASQQGENWVVTGGLKEGEKVMVDGFQKLQMLPPGTPVQPVAWSPVSAGTPAAQPNAAGAQAANAAPAADTPKAGSPAAGAAAGTGNTRQ from the coding sequence ATGAATCTGACCAGGATCGCCGCGTGCACCCTGACCGCCCTGGCCCTGCTGTCGGCCTGCGGCCACAAGGACGCCGCCCAGGCCGGCCCGGGTGCCGGCGGCAAGATGCCGCCCCCGCAAGTCGGCGTGATCACGACCAAATTCCAGCAGGTGGCCCTCGAAACCGAACTGCCGGCCCGCGTCGAAGCCATCCGCACCGCGGAAGTGCGCGCCCGCGTCAACGGCGTCGTCCTGAAGCGCCTGTTCACCGAAGGCAGCATGGTCAAGCAGGGCCAGTCCCTGTTCCAGATCGATCCCGATCCCTACCAGGCACAGGTCAACAGCGCCCAGGCCGCCCTCGGCCGCGCCCAGGCCAACCTGACCTCGACCGCCGCCACCGTCGAGCGCTACAAGCCGCTGGTCGAGGCCCAGGCCGTCAGCAAGCAGGAGTTTACCAACGCCGTCGCCGCCAAGGCGCAGGCCGAGGCCGACGTCAACGCCGCCAAGGCGCAGCTGCGCATCGCCAAGATCAACTACGACTACGCCAACGTCTACGCCCCGATCTCGGGCCGCATCGGCCGCGCCCTGGTGACCGAAGGCGCGCTGGTGTCCGCCACCGAGGCGACCCAGATGGCGCTGATCCAGCAGACCGACAGCGTCTACCTGAACATCACCCAGTCCGCCGCCGAACTGCAGCGCCTGCGCAAGAACGCCGGCGGCCGCGGCATCGATTCGGCGATCCCGGTTTCCGTGGTCCTCGACGACGGCTCCGAACTGGGCCGCAAGGGCAAGCTGCTGTTCTCCGACGTGACGGTCGACCCGTCCAGCGGCCAGATCACCCTGCGCGCCCAGATCGCGAACCCGGACAGCGCCCTGCTGCCGGGCCAGTACGTGCGCGTGCGCCTGGCCCAGTCCGAGCTGCCGAACGGCATCCTCGTTCCGCAGCAGGCCGTGACCCGCGGCGGCCAGACCGGCGACACCCTGATGGTCGTCGGCGCGGACAACAAGCCGGTCCAGCGCACCGTCAAGATCGCCTCGCAACAGGGCGAGAACTGGGTCGTCACCGGTGGCCTGAAGGAAGGCGAGAAAGTGATGGTCGACGGCTTCCAGAAGCTGCAGATGCTGCCGCCGGGCACCCCGGTGCAGCCGGTGGCATGGAGCCCCGTGTCTGCCGGTACGCCGGCTGCCCAGCCGAACGCCGCCGGCGCCCAGGCCGCGAACGCCGCGCCGGCCGCCGACACGCCGAAGGCCGGTTCGCCGGCCGCCGGCGCCGCAGCAGGTACGGGCAACACCCGCCAGTAA
- a CDS encoding efflux RND transporter permease subunit produces MARFFIDRPIFAWVIALFIMVLGGVAIKQLPIAQYPTVAPPSIVVSVAYPGASAQTLEDSVISVIEREMNGSPGMVYMESTSQANGTGSITISFETGTDPDLAQVDVQNRLSRATPRLPAAVTQQGVRVDKARSNFLLFTIISSDDPNWDPIALGDYASRNVLPEIQRIKGVGQAQLFGTEKAMRIWIDPAKLVGFKLSAADVNNAIRTQNAQVASGTIGELPLNAGQQITATVVVTGQLSNVEQFGNIVLRANPDGSTVRLKDVARIEIGGQAYTTAARLNGKPSSGIGVQLSPTGNALETAQLIKARMAELQKYFPHGMKYAIPYDSTKFIQISIKQVIETLIEAVILVFIVMFVFLQNIRYTVIPTIVVPVALLGSFATLLALGFSINVLTMFGMVLVIGIVVDDAIVVVENVERIMSEEGLPPLQATRKAMGQISGAIIGVTVVLISVFVPLAFFAGAVGNIYRQFSAVMVSSIAFSAFLALSLTPALCAHLLKPVEAGHHMEKRGFFGWFNRSFSTGAKRYEGFVGKILRRTGRAMVVFVLLIGLVGLVFSKMPNSFLPNEDQGYIIANIQLPPGATAQRTDAVLHAMENYVMKQPEVADMVAVTGFSFSGQGQNMGLAFIPLKPWDERKAKGSDAQSLAGRITMHLGALRDSFIFVVSPPPIPELGRGAGFSFRLQDRGGLGHAALLQARNQLLGMAMQSKVLTGIRPEGLEDAPQLQLDIDRDKAQALGVTFDAINTAISTSLGSSYVNDFPNAGRLQRVVVQADAKDRMQPEDLLRLNAMNTKGQPVPLSAFASTRWINGPQQTTRYNGYPAMSITGEPKPGYSSGDALQEMQTLAAKLPAGFAYEWTGQSREEILSGSTVFVLIGFSLLAVFLALAALYESWSIPVSVLLVVPLGVLGSLLAATMRGMPNDVYFKVGLITVIGLAAKNAILIIEFAKDLQAQGKSPIEAALQAAHLRFRPIVMTSLAFILGVLPLVIANGAGAASQRAIGTGVMGGMVTATALGVLFVPVFFVVIRSFFKGSDRTRKMYAHEEDTTVINEKI; encoded by the coding sequence ATGGCTCGTTTTTTTATTGACCGCCCAATTTTCGCCTGGGTGATCGCGCTGTTCATCATGGTGCTTGGCGGCGTCGCCATCAAGCAACTGCCGATCGCGCAATACCCGACCGTGGCGCCGCCGTCGATCGTCGTCAGCGTCGCCTATCCCGGCGCTTCGGCGCAGACCCTCGAGGACTCGGTCATCTCCGTGATCGAGCGCGAGATGAACGGTTCGCCCGGCATGGTCTACATGGAGTCGACCAGCCAGGCCAACGGCACCGGCTCCATCACGATCTCCTTCGAGACCGGCACCGATCCCGACCTGGCCCAGGTCGACGTCCAGAACCGCCTGTCGCGCGCGACCCCGCGCCTGCCGGCGGCCGTGACCCAGCAGGGCGTGCGCGTCGACAAGGCGCGTTCGAACTTCCTGCTGTTCACCATCATCTCGTCGGACGACCCGAACTGGGACCCGATCGCGCTGGGCGACTACGCCTCGCGTAACGTGCTGCCCGAGATCCAGCGGATCAAGGGCGTGGGCCAGGCCCAGCTGTTCGGCACCGAGAAGGCGATGCGCATCTGGATCGATCCCGCCAAGCTGGTCGGCTTCAAGCTGTCCGCCGCCGACGTCAACAACGCGATCCGTACCCAGAACGCCCAGGTGGCCTCCGGCACCATCGGCGAACTGCCGCTGAACGCCGGCCAGCAGATCACCGCCACCGTGGTGGTAACCGGCCAGCTGTCGAACGTCGAACAGTTCGGCAACATCGTGCTGCGCGCGAACCCGGACGGCTCGACCGTGCGCCTGAAGGACGTGGCCCGCATCGAGATCGGCGGCCAGGCCTACACGACCGCGGCGCGCCTGAACGGCAAGCCGTCCAGCGGCATCGGCGTGCAGCTGTCGCCGACCGGTAACGCGCTGGAAACCGCGCAGCTGATCAAGGCCCGCATGGCCGAGCTGCAGAAGTATTTCCCGCACGGCATGAAGTACGCGATTCCCTACGACTCGACCAAGTTCATCCAGATTTCGATCAAGCAGGTCATCGAGACCCTGATCGAGGCCGTGATCCTGGTGTTCATCGTGATGTTCGTGTTCCTGCAGAACATCCGCTACACCGTGATCCCGACCATCGTGGTGCCGGTCGCCCTGCTCGGCTCCTTCGCCACCCTGCTGGCGCTGGGCTTCTCGATCAACGTGCTGACCATGTTCGGCATGGTGCTGGTGATCGGTATCGTGGTCGACGACGCCATCGTGGTGGTGGAGAACGTCGAACGCATCATGTCCGAGGAAGGCCTGCCGCCGCTGCAGGCGACCCGCAAGGCGATGGGCCAGATCTCGGGCGCGATCATCGGCGTGACCGTGGTGCTGATCTCGGTGTTCGTGCCGCTGGCCTTCTTCGCCGGCGCGGTCGGCAACATCTACCGCCAGTTCTCGGCGGTGATGGTGTCCTCGATCGCCTTCTCGGCCTTCCTGGCGCTGTCGCTGACGCCGGCGCTGTGCGCGCACCTGCTCAAGCCGGTGGAAGCCGGCCACCACATGGAGAAGCGCGGCTTCTTCGGCTGGTTCAACCGCAGCTTCTCCACCGGCGCCAAGCGCTATGAAGGCTTCGTCGGCAAGATCCTGCGCCGCACCGGCCGCGCGATGGTCGTGTTCGTGCTGCTGATCGGCCTGGTCGGCCTGGTCTTCAGCAAGATGCCGAACTCCTTCCTGCCGAACGAGGACCAGGGCTACATCATCGCCAACATCCAGCTGCCGCCGGGCGCCACCGCCCAGCGTACCGACGCCGTGCTGCACGCGATGGAAAACTACGTCATGAAGCAGCCGGAAGTGGCCGACATGGTCGCCGTGACCGGCTTCTCGTTCTCCGGCCAGGGCCAGAACATGGGCCTGGCGTTCATCCCGCTGAAACCCTGGGACGAGCGCAAGGCGAAGGGTTCGGACGCACAGAGCCTGGCCGGGCGCATCACGATGCACCTGGGCGCGCTGCGCGACTCCTTCATCTTCGTGGTGAGCCCGCCGCCGATCCCGGAACTGGGCCGCGGCGCCGGCTTCTCCTTCCGCCTGCAGGACCGCGGCGGCCTCGGCCACGCAGCCCTGCTGCAGGCGCGTAACCAGCTGCTGGGCATGGCGATGCAGAGCAAGGTCCTGACCGGCATCCGTCCGGAAGGCCTGGAAGATGCGCCGCAGCTGCAGCTCGATATCGACCGCGACAAGGCGCAGGCCCTGGGCGTGACTTTCGATGCGATCAACACCGCGATCTCGACCTCGCTCGGTTCTTCCTACGTGAACGACTTCCCGAACGCCGGCCGCCTGCAGCGCGTGGTGGTGCAGGCCGACGCCAAGGACCGCATGCAGCCGGAAGACCTGCTGCGCCTGAACGCCATGAATACCAAGGGCCAGCCGGTGCCGCTGTCGGCATTCGCGTCCACCAGGTGGATCAACGGTCCGCAGCAGACCACCCGCTACAACGGCTATCCGGCGATGAGCATCACCGGCGAACCGAAGCCGGGCTATTCGTCGGGCGACGCGCTGCAGGAGATGCAGACCCTGGCCGCCAAGCTGCCGGCCGGCTTCGCCTACGAGTGGACCGGCCAGTCGCGCGAAGAGATCCTGTCCGGATCGACCGTGTTCGTCCTGATCGGCTTCTCGCTGCTGGCCGTGTTCCTGGCCCTGGCTGCGCTGTATGAAAGCTGGTCGATCCCGGTCTCGGTGCTGCTGGTGGTGCCGCTGGGCGTGCTCGGCTCGCTGCTGGCGGCGACCATGCGCGGCATGCCGAACGACGTCTACTTCAAGGTCGGCCTGATCACCGTGATCGGCCTGGCGGCGAAGAACGCGATCCTGATCATCGAGTTCGCGAAGGACCTGCAGGCGCAGGGCAAGTCGCCGATCGAAGCGGCGCTGCAGGCAGCCCACCTGCGTTTCCGTCCGATCGTCATGACCTCGCTGGCCTTCATCCTCGGCGTGCTGCCGCTGGTGATCGCGAACGGCGCCGGCGCGGCTTCGCAGCGCGCCATCGGTACCGGCGTGATGGGCGGCATGGTCACCGCAACCGCACTCGGCGTGCTCTTCGTGCCGGTGTTCTTCGTGGTGATCCGCAGTTTCTTCAAAGGCAGCGACCGCACGCGCAAGATGTACGCGCACGAAGAAGACACCACTGTCATCAACGAGAAAATCTGA
- a CDS encoding efflux transporter outer membrane subunit produces the protein MSDMKRLSTTLLPLTLALSLAGCVNLAPKFERPAAPVAGAFPTVEGTVSSGNAVAAQAPANIAWQRFFADARLQQLITLALANNRDLRVSILNIEQARAAYQIQRAAQLPTVNGVVNENRATTGGQNNPVTTTYQAGFAVSAFELDLFGRVRNLSQAALSQFLATGEARKTAQISLIASVANTYLTFLADEELLALTQQTLKTREESLRLSQLRFENGVSSKLDLQQAVSLVEQARTTLAQAQRQRAQDLNLLTLLIGQPIPDNLPQGATLAATQLPDLPAGLPSDLLIARPDIRAAEQQLIAANANIGAARANYFPRISLTATAGTVSNELSGLFKSGSYGWTFSPQALLPIFDFGARRAGVESARAGRDIAVARYEQSIQTAFREVADALAGQATFSEQLRAQQAVAAAEADRFRLSDLRYRSGTASYLDLLDAQRSLFSAQQQAIQANLARLQNQVTLYRVLGGGWSEPGSANGNATAAR, from the coding sequence ATGAGCGACATGAAACGACTCAGCACTACTCTGCTTCCCCTCACGCTGGCGCTGTCGCTGGCAGGCTGCGTGAACCTGGCGCCCAAGTTCGAGCGCCCGGCGGCGCCGGTGGCGGGCGCCTTCCCGACCGTGGAAGGCACCGTCAGCAGCGGCAACGCGGTCGCCGCCCAGGCGCCCGCCAACATCGCCTGGCAGCGCTTCTTCGCGGACGCCCGCCTGCAGCAGCTGATCACGCTGGCGCTGGCGAATAACCGCGACCTGCGCGTGTCGATCCTGAACATCGAGCAGGCGCGTGCGGCCTACCAGATCCAGCGCGCAGCGCAGCTGCCGACGGTCAACGGGGTCGTCAACGAGAACCGCGCGACCACCGGCGGCCAGAATAATCCGGTCACCACCACCTACCAGGCCGGCTTCGCGGTGTCGGCCTTCGAGCTCGACCTGTTCGGCCGGGTGCGCAACCTGTCGCAGGCGGCGCTGTCGCAATTCCTCGCCACCGGGGAAGCGCGCAAGACTGCCCAGATCAGCCTGATCGCGTCGGTAGCCAACACCTACCTGACCTTCCTGGCCGACGAGGAACTGCTGGCGCTGACCCAGCAGACCCTGAAGACGCGCGAGGAATCGCTGCGCCTGAGCCAGCTGCGCTTCGAGAACGGCGTCTCGTCCAAGCTCGACCTGCAGCAGGCGGTCTCGCTGGTCGAACAGGCCCGCACCACGCTGGCCCAGGCCCAGCGCCAGCGCGCCCAGGACCTGAACCTGCTGACCCTGCTGATCGGCCAGCCGATCCCGGACAACCTGCCGCAGGGCGCCACCCTGGCCGCGACCCAGCTGCCCGACCTGCCGGCCGGCCTGCCGTCCGACCTCCTGATCGCGCGGCCGGACATCCGCGCCGCCGAGCAGCAGCTGATCGCCGCCAACGCCAACATCGGCGCCGCCCGTGCGAACTACTTCCCGCGCATCTCGCTGACCGCCACCGCCGGCACCGTCAGCAACGAGCTGTCGGGCCTGTTCAAGAGCGGTTCCTACGGCTGGACCTTCTCGCCGCAGGCGCTGCTGCCGATCTTCGACTTCGGCGCCCGCCGCGCCGGCGTCGAGAGCGCGCGCGCCGGCCGCGACATCGCGGTGGCGCGCTACGAGCAATCGATTCAGACTGCGTTCCGCGAAGTGGCGGACGCGCTGGCCGGCCAGGCCACCTTCAGCGAGCAGCTGCGCGCCCAGCAGGCCGTGGCCGCGGCCGAAGCCGACCGCTTCCGCCTGTCCGACCTGCGCTACCGCAGCGGCACCGCCAGCTACCTCGACCTGCTGGATGCCCAGCGTTCGCTGTTCAGCGCCCAGCAGCAGGCGATCCAGGCAAACCTGGCACGCCTGCAGAACCAGGTCACGCTGTACCGCGTGCTGGGCGGCGGCTGGAGCGAACCCGGCAGCGCCAACGGGAATGCGACCGCGGCGCGCTAG
- a CDS encoding M28 family peptidase, with protein MRTFLRDHWNALAAIVLLVLLAAVTVNPGAAVPELPLAARLRAHVTAIASSEHDTATPAEREQAARYIESVLRSEGYAIRRREYRAGGEMVRNIEVSIANVAPHTKPARIFIVGAHYDSAPGAPGANDNGSGAAAVLELSRLLKDMRPSQGTEVKFVFFVNEEAPWFKGEEMSGIQHAPVLETIGWYTQQRHGRQPPAGTEKRFPDGGRPDAGRPDAGNFIAFVGTLESSRLVQDALSAFRAVSDFPAHGLAAPAYVQGVTLSDHASYRRFGYPAIMITDTGFMRYPYYKMAANDGADGTPDKLDYDSTARVLQGLARTLRALAAGAQG; from the coding sequence ATGCGCACCTTTCTACGTGATCACTGGAACGCCCTTGCCGCCATCGTTCTTCTGGTGCTGCTGGCAGCGGTGACCGTCAATCCAGGCGCGGCGGTCCCCGAGCTTCCGCTGGCGGCGCGCCTGCGCGCCCACGTGACGGCCATCGCTTCCAGCGAACACGACACCGCCACGCCGGCCGAACGCGAGCAGGCGGCCCGCTACATCGAAAGCGTGCTGCGCAGCGAAGGCTACGCGATCCGGCGCCGGGAATACCGGGCCGGCGGGGAGATGGTCCGCAATATCGAGGTCTCCATCGCGAACGTCGCCCCGCACACGAAGCCGGCGCGCATCTTCATCGTCGGCGCCCACTACGACTCGGCGCCGGGCGCGCCCGGCGCGAATGACAACGGCAGCGGCGCCGCCGCCGTGCTGGAACTGTCGCGCCTGCTCAAGGACATGCGCCCCAGCCAGGGCACGGAAGTGAAGTTCGTCTTCTTCGTCAACGAGGAAGCGCCCTGGTTCAAAGGGGAAGAGATGAGCGGCATCCAGCACGCGCCGGTGCTGGAAACCATCGGCTGGTACACGCAGCAGCGCCACGGCCGGCAGCCGCCGGCCGGCACGGAGAAACGCTTTCCGGATGGCGGACGCCCGGACGCCGGCCGCCCGGACGCCGGCAATTTCATCGCCTTCGTCGGCACGCTGGAATCCTCGCGCCTGGTGCAGGACGCCCTGTCGGCCTTCCGCGCCGTCTCCGACTTTCCCGCCCATGGCCTGGCCGCGCCGGCCTATGTGCAGGGCGTGACCCTGTCCGACCACGCTTCCTACCGGCGCTTCGGCTATCCCGCCATCATGATCACGGACACCGGCTTCATGCGCTACCCCTACTACAAGATGGCAGCGAACGACGGCGCCGACGGCACGCCGGACAAGCTCGACTACGACAGCACCGCACGCGTGTTGCAGGGCCTGGCGCGCACGCTCAGGGCGCTGGCGGCCGGTGCGCAGGGCTGA